One stretch of Chitinophaga pendula DNA includes these proteins:
- a CDS encoding thiol-activated cytolysin family protein, with protein MKSIYSAVGLLVLCCLSNSCRKQEMDKLIDKSAAEQALDEQKRSDPPNTIAYVNPIKEWINWDVGSYAWDFESNEHVVYSDYEDQIYPGALIKGNSIADFSFNPVVGYTPKPIKVSVSLPAPASKVSATINSPSYSSMVQTVNNVLLNSPLAGGGFSKFNFNTKEFSYYDELKEYFASGVNTNAIFFNTSSTGTTNYRKIAKKTGLMAKFIQKNFTLDMDIPKAGELIDLNVDQQILTTYNPTYVSSVTYGRLGIISVESDADFEQLNQAFKKAFGILGIVNGTNTLTQDEINLINAADIKVYLIGGEGAKAVQTINGYQNFLQYMGGGQTFSPQAPGVPIAFSMRYLKDHSACKAQFQINYGPISRTYARFEYRNQTSPIYWGNAPGQPGVIVGTMPSTFSDIHLAFYQDASCTMPVKAYNFVKYNYEVWTQTTQIVPNPFSEGWNGITDRYERSTIRNELKGTSIFLGNALIRSLDQRVSNQGVVTESDKLTREYRLLPGEGYIVAPTR; from the coding sequence ATGAAATCTATTTATAGTGCAGTAGGGCTTTTAGTACTATGCTGCCTTTCCAATTCCTGCCGTAAGCAGGAGATGGACAAACTCATCGACAAATCTGCTGCCGAGCAAGCATTAGACGAGCAGAAAAGGTCTGATCCACCTAATACGATCGCTTATGTGAATCCTATTAAAGAATGGATCAATTGGGATGTGGGTAGTTATGCCTGGGATTTCGAGTCCAATGAGCACGTGGTATATTCTGACTATGAAGATCAGATATATCCTGGAGCTTTGATAAAGGGTAATTCTATTGCTGATTTCAGCTTCAACCCGGTAGTGGGTTATACGCCTAAGCCGATCAAGGTATCGGTATCCTTACCGGCGCCGGCGAGCAAGGTGTCGGCGACGATCAACTCGCCCTCTTACAGTTCGATGGTACAGACGGTCAACAATGTGCTGTTGAACAGCCCGTTGGCCGGAGGAGGTTTTTCCAAGTTCAATTTCAACACGAAGGAGTTCAGTTATTATGATGAGTTGAAAGAATACTTTGCTTCTGGTGTGAATACGAATGCGATCTTTTTCAATACTTCCAGCACGGGTACTACTAATTACAGGAAGATCGCCAAGAAGACGGGGTTGATGGCGAAGTTCATCCAGAAGAACTTTACGCTTGATATGGATATTCCGAAGGCAGGAGAGCTGATCGATCTGAATGTAGATCAGCAGATACTGACTACTTATAATCCAACATATGTGAGTTCTGTGACCTATGGTCGTTTAGGGATTATCTCGGTGGAATCGGATGCGGATTTCGAGCAACTGAATCAAGCCTTTAAAAAGGCTTTTGGCATATTAGGTATTGTGAATGGTACCAATACGTTGACGCAGGATGAGATCAACCTGATCAACGCTGCGGATATCAAGGTATACCTGATTGGCGGAGAAGGTGCGAAGGCGGTGCAGACGATCAATGGTTATCAGAACTTCTTGCAATACATGGGTGGCGGACAAACCTTTTCCCCACAAGCACCGGGTGTTCCTATTGCGTTCAGCATGCGTTATCTGAAGGATCATTCTGCCTGTAAGGCGCAGTTCCAGATCAACTATGGTCCTATCTCGCGTACTTATGCCCGTTTTGAATACCGCAATCAGACCTCTCCTATTTACTGGGGTAATGCACCCGGGCAGCCTGGTGTGATCGTGGGTACGATGCCAAGTACTTTCTCTGATATACATCTTGCCTTCTACCAGGATGCATCTTGTACGATGCCTGTGAAAGCCTACAACTTTGTAAAGTACAACTATGAAGTATGGACGCAAACGACACAGATCGTACCGAATCCGTTCAGTGAAGGATGGAATGGTATTACTGACCGTTACGAACGCAGTACGATCAGAAATGAGCTGAAAGGTACTTCTATCTTCCTGGGAAATGCATTGATCCGTTCGCTGGATCAGCGTGTGAGCAATCAGGGAGTGGTAACGGAAAGCGACAAGCTGACCCGCGAGTACCGGTTATTACCCGGAGAAGGTTATATAGTAGCCCCGACACGCTGA
- a CDS encoding thiol-activated cytolysin family protein has protein sequence MSTHYKLVLGVAAILLATSCQKKEKEAMQATLSGQALNAFRHLPKYPQQTITIDLKDQVPRAPQVDSADYLRQLHEAQQMSGDPLQPLPVGTLGYVNPIKELINWDAGSYSWQFEANEHVVYSDYEDQIYPGALIKGNSVANFAFNPVIGYTPKPIKVSVSLPAPASKVAATINAPSYTSMVQTVNNVLLNSALSGGGASKFNFNTKEFTYYDELKEFFASSVNTNAIFFNTSSSGTTNIRKISKRTGLMAKFIQKNFTIDMDIPKAGELIDLNVDQQILGNYAPVYVSSVTYGRLGIITVESDADFEQLNQAFKKAFGILGIVNGTNTLTQDEINLINAADIKVYLVGGDGAKAVQTINGYQNFLQYLGGGQTFTPQTPGVPISFSLRYLSDHSACKAQFQVNYGPISRTYARFEYRNQTYPMKWGYAPEQNGVIVGTMPDLYADVHLAFYQDASCTMPVKAYNFVKYNYQLHTLTIEIIPAPVSGGVTNTYDKGTRQNDQKGTSIYMGNILINSLDEHVTSKGVVTERTKIYRTYSLLPGEGYIIVNNP, from the coding sequence ATGAGCACTCACTATAAATTGGTGTTGGGTGTGGCGGCGATATTGCTGGCTACGTCCTGCCAAAAGAAGGAAAAGGAGGCGATGCAAGCGACGCTATCCGGTCAGGCGCTGAATGCTTTCCGTCATCTCCCCAAATATCCGCAGCAAACTATTACTATTGACCTGAAGGATCAGGTTCCCCGTGCACCACAGGTAGATTCGGCTGATTATCTGCGACAGCTGCATGAAGCGCAGCAAATGTCCGGAGATCCGCTGCAACCTTTACCAGTGGGTACACTCGGCTATGTGAACCCGATCAAAGAGTTGATCAACTGGGATGCTGGTTCTTACAGTTGGCAATTTGAGGCCAACGAGCACGTGGTATATTCTGATTATGAGGATCAGATATATCCAGGTGCATTAATTAAGGGGAATTCTGTTGCCAATTTCGCTTTCAATCCCGTGATTGGTTATACACCGAAACCTATTAAGGTCTCTGTCTCCCTGCCGGCGCCGGCCAGCAAGGTAGCGGCGACGATCAACGCGCCATCTTATACCTCTATGGTACAGACGGTCAACAATGTGTTGTTGAATAGTGCATTATCCGGCGGAGGTGCTTCCAAGTTTAATTTTAACACGAAGGAGTTTACTTATTATGATGAGCTAAAGGAGTTTTTTGCCTCCAGCGTGAATACGAATGCTATCTTTTTCAATACCAGCAGTTCGGGTACTACCAATATTAGAAAGATCTCCAAGCGTACCGGGTTAATGGCGAAGTTCATTCAAAAGAACTTCACTATTGACATGGATATTCCTAAAGCGGGAGAGCTGATCGATCTGAATGTAGATCAGCAGATACTGGGTAACTATGCGCCGGTGTATGTGAGCTCTGTGACATATGGGCGTTTAGGTATTATCACGGTGGAGTCGGATGCGGATTTTGAGCAACTGAACCAGGCCTTTAAAAAGGCTTTTGGCATATTGGGCATTGTGAACGGTACTAATACCTTGACGCAGGATGAGATCAACCTGATCAATGCTGCGGATATCAAGGTGTACCTGGTAGGTGGCGACGGAGCGAAGGCGGTACAGACGATCAACGGTTATCAGAACTTTCTGCAATACCTGGGAGGCGGGCAAACTTTTACGCCGCAAACACCTGGGGTACCTATTTCATTCAGCCTGCGGTATCTGAGTGATCATTCTGCCTGTAAAGCACAATTCCAGGTTAATTATGGTCCGATTTCCCGTACTTATGCCCGTTTTGAATATCGTAACCAGACTTACCCAATGAAGTGGGGATATGCACCTGAGCAGAACGGTGTGATCGTTGGTACGATGCCTGATCTATATGCGGATGTTCATCTTGCTTTTTACCAGGATGCCTCCTGTACGATGCCTGTGAAGGCTTACAATTTTGTGAAGTACAATTATCAGCTTCATACACTGACGATAGAGATCATACCGGCGCCGGTATCAGGAGGGGTTACCAATACCTATGATAAAGGTACGCGGCAGAATGATCAAAAGGGTACTTCTATATACATGGGTAATATCCTGATCAATTCACTGGATGAGCATGTAACCAGTAAGGGTGTCGTTACAGAACGTACGAAGATATACAGGACCTATTCCTTGTTGCCGGGAGAGGGTTATATCATTGTCAATAATCCTTAG